The Epilithonimonas zeae genome contains a region encoding:
- a CDS encoding OmpP1/FadL family transporter, whose amino-acid sequence MLKKTFLLLSVPISLVYLKAQDVSVITNTVDIYSNNSINGTAKYNSMAGSMGALGGDISSASVNPAGIGVFIASDVNLTLGINSNKNKTTLGGNSSNYTINKTDLNNSGGVLTINLGDTNSKWKFVNIGINYSTQSIDNYTETRGNQNIQISSTPTETINSSNYTLAGHWYDRYGDISKTSFTVGANYDNRLYFGAGLNFHNSYLNQYDSANFGNGNSLIRFDKQFTDFEEKADGFSANIGVIAKLSNQFRLGAAIETPTWWNMDRYYNEYYLNSNLYDRNYEDRKLSTPMKASISAAFVPSKNFALNVDFIQGITKPKYKEYGDAEAELNDFFKETYKNSSEVRVGAEYRIMDFRLRGGYAYQGNSFDNMSMLSYNDNGSTSNQSYSNLFVGKRNIIGAGIGYDFKAFYIDASYQNITSTYYSPFLFGKLITTPKGTYTSGYYSPNGTELLSDAEVVSKVKNTRSNFFITLGWKF is encoded by the coding sequence ATGCTAAAAAAAACTTTCTTACTGTTAAGTGTTCCTATCTCTTTGGTCTATCTTAAAGCTCAGGATGTTTCAGTAATTACGAATACAGTTGATATTTATTCTAATAACTCTATTAATGGTACTGCTAAGTATAATTCTATGGCAGGTTCTATGGGAGCATTGGGTGGAGATATTTCCTCGGCAAGTGTGAACCCAGCTGGAATTGGGGTTTTTATTGCTAGTGATGTCAATCTGACTTTAGGAATTAATAGTAATAAAAATAAGACAACTCTTGGTGGTAATTCATCAAATTATACAATCAATAAAACAGACCTTAACAATAGTGGTGGTGTATTAACAATAAATCTTGGTGACACAAACTCTAAGTGGAAATTTGTCAATATCGGAATTAATTATTCCACACAATCCATAGATAATTATACAGAAACCCGAGGGAATCAAAATATTCAAATTTCGAGTACTCCAACCGAAACGATCAATTCTTCAAATTACACATTAGCAGGACATTGGTACGACAGATATGGTGATATTTCCAAAACCAGTTTTACTGTAGGTGCTAATTACGACAATAGATTATATTTTGGAGCAGGACTTAACTTTCACAACTCTTATTTAAATCAATATGATTCTGCTAACTTTGGAAATGGCAATAGTTTAATAAGGTTTGATAAACAATTTACAGATTTCGAAGAAAAAGCTGACGGATTTTCTGCTAACATTGGAGTTATTGCGAAACTAAGTAACCAATTCAGACTTGGTGCTGCAATAGAAACACCTACTTGGTGGAATATGGACAGATATTACAACGAATATTATCTTAATAGCAATCTCTATGATAGGAATTATGAGGATAGAAAATTATCAACTCCTATGAAGGCAAGCATTAGTGCTGCCTTTGTTCCAAGTAAGAATTTTGCATTGAATGTAGACTTCATCCAAGGAATTACAAAACCAAAGTATAAAGAATATGGAGATGCGGAAGCTGAGCTAAATGATTTCTTCAAGGAAACTTACAAAAACTCTTCCGAAGTCCGAGTTGGTGCAGAATATAGAATTATGGATTTTCGTTTAAGAGGTGGATATGCTTACCAAGGAAATAGCTTTGATAATATGTCAATGCTTAGTTATAATGATAATGGCAGTACTTCTAATCAATCCTATTCCAATCTTTTTGTTGGAAAAAGGAATATAATTGGTGCTGGTATTGGTTATGATTTCAAAGCTTTCTATATAGATGCTTCTTATCAGAACATAACCTCAACATATTATAGTCCATTTTTGTTTGGTAAATTAATAACTACACCCAAAGGAACATATACTTCCGGTTATTATTCTCCAAATGGAACAGAATTGTTAAGTGATGCAGAAGTTGTTTCAAAAGTGAAAAATACTAGAAGTAATTTCTTTATCACGCTTGGTTGGAAATTCTAA
- a CDS encoding helix-turn-helix domain-containing protein: MKKIYFITLLLISKNLYSQQKQFSDFYELKKNYEYLPENDSRAFQFLNKAISLSKKEKNNYQLVQAYKDAVFYTPSSKDKLKYADSTILSALSTKDSDLISDAFLGKGIIYYFNYKKYKSALDQYLKAYQYSENTKDEYLKNEILYHLGVVKSYLGYYDSALEHFQKANQFFYNGIQEKAHPNIIFNNKKGYYNTLHRIIVCQRNLKNYKTLNSLINTGLSQTQNNPDYTQEYGYFLKEKGIEAFRNKKFTSAISSLQESQRPLLKIKDFSWATVNYFYIGKSYLANNNPTKAILYFKKVDSVFQKHNFILPELRENYELLIFHYKDQKDTDKELYYTKQLLKADRIINKDFAYLSSTIHKEFDTKILQDKLNNTNSLGAWIVGILSSVAITLMLLLVMKEKNERKTRINYKILEDKILNSIYTLAQDKIKIEIPEHHGETEKCPLNENLVENLLCKLKSFEDKCGYIENGLTINKLAHKLRTNSTYLSQVINDHKGMNFNRYLGELRINYITNKLYTDKVYLNYKIETLAEKCGIASRTNFSNLFREINGMRPTEFIKKRQEYITKNTDDSKKNFPILSSTKKIIL; encoded by the coding sequence ATGAAAAAAATCTATTTCATTACTTTACTTCTAATATCTAAGAATCTCTATTCTCAGCAAAAACAGTTCAGTGATTTTTATGAACTGAAAAAAAATTATGAATATCTCCCAGAGAATGATAGCCGAGCTTTCCAATTCCTAAATAAAGCAATATCACTTTCAAAAAAGGAAAAGAACAACTACCAATTGGTTCAGGCTTATAAAGATGCTGTTTTCTATACGCCTTCATCAAAAGATAAATTGAAGTATGCTGACAGCACTATTCTATCGGCTTTATCCACAAAAGATAGTGATTTGATAAGCGACGCTTTTTTGGGAAAAGGTATTATTTATTATTTCAATTATAAAAAATATAAATCTGCTTTAGATCAATATTTGAAGGCTTATCAATACTCAGAAAATACTAAAGATGAATATCTGAAAAATGAAATTCTTTATCATCTTGGTGTAGTGAAAAGCTACCTTGGTTACTACGATTCTGCATTAGAACATTTTCAAAAAGCCAATCAATTTTTCTACAACGGAATTCAGGAAAAAGCACATCCCAATATTATCTTTAATAACAAAAAAGGTTATTACAATACTTTGCACAGAATTATCGTCTGCCAGAGAAATCTTAAAAATTATAAAACTTTAAACTCCCTTATCAATACTGGATTATCACAAACACAAAACAATCCAGATTACACACAGGAATATGGTTATTTTCTAAAGGAAAAAGGAATTGAGGCATTCCGAAACAAGAAATTCACAAGTGCTATTTCTTCATTACAAGAATCTCAGAGACCTCTTTTAAAGATTAAAGATTTTTCGTGGGCAACAGTCAATTATTTCTACATCGGAAAGTCATATTTAGCTAACAATAATCCCACTAAAGCGATTTTGTATTTCAAAAAAGTTGATTCTGTTTTTCAAAAACATAATTTCATACTCCCTGAACTTAGAGAAAATTACGAATTACTGATTTTTCATTATAAAGATCAAAAAGACACAGACAAAGAGCTCTACTACACCAAGCAACTTCTAAAAGCCGACAGAATTATCAACAAAGATTTTGCCTATCTCTCTTCTACTATCCACAAAGAGTTTGACACAAAAATCCTACAAGACAAGTTGAACAATACTAATTCCCTTGGAGCTTGGATTGTTGGCATATTGTCTTCTGTAGCAATAACTTTAATGCTACTTCTGGTAATGAAAGAAAAAAATGAAAGAAAAACCAGAATCAATTATAAAATACTGGAAGATAAAATTTTGAACAGCATTTATACTTTAGCTCAAGATAAAATCAAAATAGAAATACCAGAACATCACGGGGAAACAGAGAAATGTCCTCTCAACGAAAACTTGGTAGAAAACCTATTGTGTAAATTAAAATCCTTTGAAGACAAATGTGGCTATATTGAAAATGGATTAACAATCAATAAGCTGGCGCATAAATTACGAACCAACTCAACCTATCTTTCTCAAGTTATTAATGATCACAAAGGAATGAATTTCAATAGATATCTTGGTGAACTAAGAATTAATTATATCACTAATAAATTATACACTGACAAAGTATATCTGAACTACAAAATAGAAACTTTGGCAGAAAAATGTGGTATTGCGTCCAGAACCAATTTTTCTAATTTATTCAGGGAAATCAATGGGATGAGACCAACAGAATTTATCAAAAAAAGACAGGAGTATATCACAAAAAATACTGATGACAGCAAAAAAAATTTTCCAATACTATCTTCTACAAAAAAAATTATTTTATGA
- the dnaX gene encoding DNA polymerase III subunit gamma/tau, with translation MENFIVSARKYRPQEFDTVVGQSHVTDTLEHAIDESQLAQALLFCGPRGVGKTTCARILARKINEKSGAADDDGFAFNIYELDAASNNSVDDIRELIDQVRFAPQVGKYKVYIIDEVHMLSQAAFNAFLKTLEEPPAHAIFILATTEKHKIIPTILSRCQIYDFKRITIEDIQEHLRKIAEKESITYEDDALYLIAQKADGALRDALSIFDRLSTFSQKNITLEKAAEVLNILDYDQYLKIVDLAKANDIPSVLTAFDEIVKKGFDPHIFIAGLGNHFRDLMMAQNPKTLNLIEVGEKTKSKFAEQSQKWSAQQLIDGIEICNFADINYKNSKNPRLTVEIALMQLSSLTAGLEAKKKSS, from the coding sequence ATGGAAAATTTCATCGTATCCGCACGCAAGTACCGTCCGCAAGAGTTTGACACTGTTGTTGGACAATCTCATGTTACAGATACTTTGGAACACGCTATCGACGAAAGTCAACTTGCCCAGGCATTGCTTTTCTGCGGACCAAGAGGTGTAGGTAAAACAACTTGTGCCAGAATACTTGCCAGAAAAATCAACGAAAAATCTGGTGCAGCAGATGATGATGGATTTGCATTTAACATTTATGAGTTGGATGCGGCTTCCAACAACTCTGTGGATGACATCAGAGAATTAATAGACCAAGTAAGATTTGCGCCTCAGGTCGGAAAGTATAAAGTTTATATTATCGATGAGGTTCATATGTTGTCTCAGGCTGCTTTCAACGCTTTTTTGAAAACTTTAGAAGAACCGCCAGCTCACGCTATTTTCATCTTGGCGACTACTGAAAAACATAAAATCATTCCAACGATTCTTTCCAGATGTCAGATTTATGATTTCAAAAGAATCACGATTGAGGATATCCAAGAGCATTTGAGAAAAATTGCTGAAAAGGAAAGTATCACTTACGAAGATGATGCACTTTATTTGATTGCTCAAAAAGCTGATGGAGCTTTAAGGGACGCTTTGTCAATCTTTGATAGATTAAGCACATTTTCCCAGAAGAATATTACACTTGAAAAAGCTGCGGAAGTTCTCAATATTTTAGATTACGATCAGTATCTTAAAATCGTTGACTTAGCAAAAGCAAATGACATTCCGAGTGTTTTGACTGCTTTTGATGAAATTGTTAAAAAAGGTTTCGACCCGCATATTTTCATTGCCGGATTGGGGAATCATTTCCGAGATCTGATGATGGCCCAAAATCCTAAAACTTTGAATCTTATCGAAGTTGGAGAAAAAACGAAATCCAAATTCGCTGAACAATCTCAGAAATGGTCGGCTCAACAATTAATTGATGGAATTGAAATTTGTAATTTCGCCGATATTAATTATAAAAATTCCAAAAACCCTAGATTGACTGTGGAAATTGCGTTAATGCAATTATCAAGTCTGACTGCAGGTTTGGAAGCTAAAAAAAAAAGTTCTTAA
- the proS gene encoding proline--tRNA ligase, with product MAKLTSRAEDYSKWYNELVVKADLAENSGVRGCMVIKPYGYAIWEKMRDEMDRKFKETGHQNAYFPLFVPKSLFEAEEKNAEGFAKECAVVTHYRLKTDPNNPGKLIVDPDAKLEEELIVRPTSEAIIWNTYKNWVQSYRDLPILINQWANVVRWEMRTRLFLRTAEFLWQEGHTAHATKDEAIEETEKMLEVYAKFAEEFMAIPVIRGIKTPSERFAGADETYCIEAMMQDGKALQAGTSHFLGQNFGKAFDVKFTTREGKIEHAWGTSWGTSTRLMGALIMTHSDDLGLVLPPTLAPIQVVIVPIFKGEEQLAQISDVALDIQAKLRAKGISVKFDNDTQNKPGWKFAEYELKGVPLRIAMGPRDLENRTVELARRDNLTKESVSIDGLENYIEELLKTIQNDIYTKALTYREENITKVDSYEEFKQVLEEKGGFILAHWDGTEEEEEQIKQETKATIRCIPLNNEQEDGVSLISGKPSKQRVVFAKAY from the coding sequence ATGGCAAAGTTAACATCAAGAGCAGAAGATTATAGCAAATGGTATAATGAACTGGTTGTTAAAGCAGATTTAGCAGAGAATTCAGGCGTTAGAGGATGTATGGTTATCAAGCCTTATGGTTATGCAATTTGGGAAAAAATGCGTGACGAGATGGATAGAAAATTCAAAGAAACCGGACATCAGAATGCTTATTTTCCTCTTTTTGTTCCCAAAAGCCTGTTTGAAGCTGAAGAAAAAAATGCCGAAGGTTTTGCCAAAGAATGTGCTGTGGTTACCCATTACAGATTAAAAACTGATCCAAATAATCCTGGGAAATTAATTGTTGACCCAGACGCAAAATTGGAAGAGGAATTGATTGTTCGTCCTACTTCTGAAGCGATTATCTGGAATACTTATAAAAACTGGGTTCAGTCTTACAGAGATTTGCCGATTTTGATTAACCAATGGGCGAATGTTGTAAGATGGGAAATGAGAACAAGATTGTTCCTTAGAACTGCCGAATTCCTTTGGCAGGAAGGACATACAGCTCACGCCACAAAAGATGAAGCGATAGAGGAAACAGAGAAAATGCTTGAGGTTTATGCAAAATTCGCTGAAGAATTTATGGCAATTCCGGTAATAAGAGGAATCAAAACACCTTCTGAAAGATTTGCTGGGGCAGACGAAACTTATTGTATCGAAGCGATGATGCAGGATGGAAAGGCTTTGCAGGCAGGAACCTCGCATTTTTTAGGCCAAAACTTCGGAAAAGCTTTTGATGTGAAATTCACAACCAGAGAAGGGAAAATCGAACACGCTTGGGGAACTTCTTGGGGAACTTCAACAAGATTGATGGGAGCTTTGATTATGACACATTCTGATGATTTAGGATTAGTTTTGCCTCCAACTTTAGCGCCGATTCAGGTTGTGATTGTTCCAATTTTCAAAGGAGAAGAGCAATTAGCCCAAATCAGTGATGTTGCTTTAGATATTCAGGCTAAGTTGAGAGCAAAAGGAATTTCAGTGAAGTTTGATAATGATACGCAAAACAAACCAGGTTGGAAATTTGCTGAATATGAATTGAAAGGTGTTCCGTTGAGAATCGCAATGGGACCAAGAGATTTGGAAAACAGAACTGTTGAATTGGCTAGACGTGATAATTTAACCAAAGAATCGGTTTCGATTGATGGATTGGAAAACTATATCGAGGAATTACTAAAAACAATTCAAAATGATATTTATACCAAAGCTTTAACTTACAGAGAAGAAAATATCACGAAAGTTGATTCTTATGAAGAGTTCAAACAAGTTTTGGAAGAAAAAGGTGGTTTCATTTTAGCACATTGGGATGGAACAGAAGAAGAAGAAGAGCAAATCAAGCAAGAGACAAAAGCAACAATTAGATGTATTCCTTTGAATAATGAGCAGGAAGATGGAGTTTCTTTAATATCTGGAAAACCTTCTAAGCAAAGAGTTGTATTTGCGAAAGCCTATTAA
- the rsgA gene encoding ribosome small subunit-dependent GTPase A, with protein sequence MKGIIIKSTGSWYQVLESETKQIFEARIRGKFKLIKTRLTNPLAVGDEVEFSLEQDDVAWITKIFPRRNYLIRKSVNLSKEAHIIASNVDIACFIYTLKFPETSLGFLDRFLACCEAYNISPLILFNKMDTLNDEEKDIVENIEAMYQNIGYDTLNISSYTKLNLDFLINRIKDKTSVFFGHSGCGKSTLVNALQPDLHIKTGEISESVLKGKHTTTFAQMHFWDFGGSVIDTPGVREFAMIDVEKEEIQHYFPEIFQKGRDCKYHNCMHINEPKCEVLNGLETGEIEETRYSTYLKLMEEAEEMNQK encoded by the coding sequence TTGAAAGGAATCATCATCAAATCAACCGGAAGCTGGTATCAGGTTTTGGAATCAGAAACAAAACAAATCTTTGAAGCCAGAATTCGCGGAAAATTCAAATTAATAAAAACACGTCTTACCAATCCGTTGGCGGTAGGAGACGAGGTAGAATTTTCTTTGGAACAGGATGATGTCGCTTGGATTACCAAAATTTTCCCGAGGAGAAATTATCTCATCAGAAAATCCGTTAACCTTTCCAAAGAAGCACACATCATTGCTTCCAATGTTGATATTGCTTGTTTCATTTATACTTTGAAATTCCCTGAAACGTCTTTGGGTTTTCTTGATCGGTTTTTAGCTTGCTGTGAAGCATATAATATTTCACCTTTGATATTATTCAATAAAATGGATACATTGAATGATGAAGAAAAAGACATCGTAGAAAACATAGAAGCAATGTATCAGAATATCGGTTACGATACATTGAACATTTCTTCTTACACAAAGCTCAATCTTGATTTTTTAATTAATAGAATTAAAGATAAAACGTCTGTTTTCTTCGGACATTCTGGGTGCGGAAAATCAACTTTAGTGAATGCTTTGCAGCCAGATTTGCACATTAAAACAGGGGAGATTTCAGAATCTGTACTCAAAGGAAAGCACACGACAACATTTGCTCAGATGCATTTTTGGGATTTTGGAGGTTCGGTTATCGATACTCCAGGCGTTCGTGAATTTGCAATGATAGATGTTGAAAAGGAAGAAATTCAACATTATTTTCCTGAGATTTTTCAAAAAGGTAGAGATTGCAAATACCACAATTGTATGCACATCAACGAACCCAAATGTGAAGTTTTAAACGGTTTGGAAACAGGAGAAATAGAAGAAACCAGATATTCCACTTATCTCAAGCTAATGGAAGAAGCAGAAGAAATGAATCAGAAATAA
- a CDS encoding chorismate mutase yields the protein MNLNDLKNDWIQDFANPMIIAGPCSAESESQMLETAKRLKESGAEISAFRAGIWKPRTKPNGFEGVGVIGLNWLKKVKEEFGFKTATEVANAHHVFAALEADVDILWIGARSTVNPFTVQEIAQALRGTNKPVLVKNPVNPDLALWIGALERLLGQGVENIGAIHRGFSTYQKTKYRNIPNWQIALDFKNQFPNIPLFIDPSHICGNRTGLAGVAQEAFNVGYQGAIIESHCDPDNAWSDASQQITPEVLAEMISNLQVRNSDISGYEDEMGKHRTLISDMDFQLIELLSQRMKISEKIGTLKKENNIAIFQPERWKVITEYATQKAFETGMSQEFIEKVFKAIHEESIEVQNNIMIDR from the coding sequence ATGAACTTAAACGATTTAAAGAACGATTGGATACAAGACTTCGCAAACCCGATGATTATTGCAGGGCCTTGTAGTGCAGAAAGCGAATCTCAAATGCTGGAAACAGCCAAAAGACTGAAAGAAAGCGGTGCGGAAATTTCAGCTTTCCGTGCAGGAATCTGGAAACCCAGAACCAAACCAAACGGTTTCGAAGGAGTAGGAGTAATTGGTCTTAACTGGTTGAAAAAAGTAAAAGAAGAATTCGGTTTCAAAACGGCAACAGAAGTGGCTAATGCACACCACGTTTTTGCAGCATTGGAAGCAGATGTAGATATCCTTTGGATTGGTGCGCGTTCTACGGTTAACCCATTCACGGTTCAGGAAATTGCTCAAGCGTTGAGAGGAACCAACAAACCAGTGTTGGTAAAAAATCCGGTTAATCCAGATTTGGCGCTTTGGATTGGTGCTTTGGAAAGACTTTTGGGTCAAGGTGTAGAAAATATCGGCGCCATCCACAGAGGTTTCTCAACATACCAAAAAACCAAATACAGAAACATCCCGAACTGGCAGATTGCTTTAGATTTCAAAAATCAATTTCCAAATATTCCTTTGTTTATCGATCCTTCACATATTTGTGGAAACAGAACCGGTTTGGCTGGCGTTGCACAGGAAGCTTTCAACGTAGGTTACCAGGGTGCGATTATAGAAAGTCACTGTGACCCAGACAATGCTTGGAGCGATGCTTCTCAGCAGATCACACCAGAAGTTTTGGCAGAAATGATCAGCAATCTTCAGGTTCGTAATTCTGATATCTCCGGATACGAAGACGAGATGGGAAAACACAGAACTTTAATCAGTGATATGGATTTCCAATTGATAGAGTTGTTATCTCAAAGAATGAAAATTTCTGAGAAAATCGGAACATTGAAAAAAGAAAATAACATCGCTATTTTTCAGCCAGAGCGTTGGAAAGTAATTACAGAATATGCGACTCAGAAAGCATTTGAAACAGGGATGTCTCAGGAGTTCATAGAAAAAGTTTTCAAAGCCATCCACGAAGAAAGTATCGAAGTACAAAATAACATTATGATTGACAGATAA
- the odhB gene encoding 2-oxoglutarate dehydrogenase complex dihydrolipoyllysine-residue succinyltransferase, whose product MSILEMKVPSPGESITEVEIATWLVQDGDYVEKDQPIAEVDSDKATLELPAEQSGIITLKAEEGEVVQVGQVVCLIDMDAAKPAGSAAPAEEKPKEETKAEVKKEEPAPVKAEAAKTETYASQTPSPAAKKILDEKGISASQVTGSGRDGRITKDDAVTASVPAMGSAPAGGNRAQTTTKLSVLRRKIAARLVSVKNETAMLTTFNEVDMSEIFRIRKQYKEEFAAKHGIGLGFMSFFTKAVTRALKLYPDVNASIDGDFKINYDFADISIAVSGPKGLMVPVLRNAENMTLRGVEANIKDLATKVRDGKITVDEMTGGTFTITNGGTFGSMMSTPIINPPQSAILGMHNIIQRPVAVDGQVVIRPMMYVAMSYDHRIIDGKESVGFLVAVKEAIDNPVEFLMDGDERKALEL is encoded by the coding sequence ATGTCAATATTAGAAATGAAAGTTCCTTCACCGGGAGAATCTATCACAGAAGTAGAAATTGCAACGTGGTTAGTACAAGACGGTGATTACGTAGAAAAAGACCAGCCAATTGCAGAAGTAGATTCTGATAAGGCAACTTTGGAACTTCCTGCTGAGCAAAGCGGAATTATTACTTTGAAAGCTGAAGAAGGAGAAGTAGTACAAGTTGGACAAGTGGTTTGTCTTATTGATATGGATGCGGCTAAACCTGCAGGTTCTGCGGCTCCAGCTGAAGAAAAACCTAAAGAAGAGACAAAAGCAGAAGTTAAAAAAGAAGAACCAGCTCCAGTAAAAGCAGAAGCTGCAAAAACTGAAACTTACGCTTCTCAAACACCTTCACCTGCTGCTAAAAAAATCCTTGACGAGAAAGGAATCAGCGCATCTCAAGTAACAGGTTCTGGCAGAGATGGCAGAATTACCAAAGATGATGCGGTAACGGCTTCTGTTCCTGCAATGGGAAGTGCTCCAGCTGGTGGAAACAGAGCTCAAACGACTACAAAACTTTCAGTTCTTAGAAGAAAGATTGCTGCAAGATTAGTTTCTGTTAAAAATGAAACGGCAATGTTGACAACTTTCAACGAGGTTGATATGTCAGAAATCTTCAGAATCAGAAAACAATACAAAGAAGAATTTGCAGCTAAGCACGGAATTGGACTTGGTTTTATGTCTTTCTTTACAAAAGCGGTGACGAGAGCATTGAAACTTTATCCGGACGTAAATGCTTCTATCGACGGTGATTTCAAAATCAATTACGACTTTGCAGATATTTCTATCGCTGTTTCCGGACCAAAAGGTTTGATGGTTCCTGTTCTTAGAAATGCAGAAAATATGACTCTTAGAGGTGTTGAAGCTAACATCAAAGATTTGGCAACTAAAGTTAGAGATGGAAAAATCACTGTTGACGAAATGACTGGTGGTACTTTCACTATTACAAATGGTGGAACTTTCGGTTCTATGATGTCAACGCCGATTATCAATCCTCCTCAATCTGCAATCTTGGGAATGCACAACATTATCCAAAGACCGGTTGCGGTTGACGGACAAGTGGTTATCAGACCAATGATGTATGTGGCGATGTCTTATGACCACAGAATCATCGATGGAAAAGAATCTGTAGGTTTCTTAGTTGCTGTGAAAGAAGCAATTGACAATCCAGTAGAATTCCTAATGGATGGTGACGAAAGAAAAGCATTAGAATTGTAA
- a CDS encoding OmpA family protein yields MSINLIDLIKGQLGPATVSQTATQLGESESGISKAISALLPAVVGGFANSNAQSELFTTVKEAASSGVLSNLLGNLNGSDSVISRILSLIFGDGDKLAAITNSVSNYAGISNDSTSSLLNLVTGATAGTLGKYALDNNTDAFSFGNLLSEQKNNLSALLPAGFSFASLGLGNWFGSVDAETVNVVPEPMQTPIADVNPVTPATEKPVVTETPQVEVTRSGTTHDIVGNSDSGGSIWKWLLPLLLLLLLGWFFWKQCDKKAEPAPVAMTDSTTVVTDSTNALGDTVSTTRETLVVTLPSGKTLQAYKGGIEDQIVTFLKSDEYKNSTEAQLKDKWFNFDNLNFEFGKAILTPESQVQLDNLKMILAEFPDAKIKIGAYTDKKGDEAVNLKLSGERAGVVKSAINSKQVLEAEGYGSKFAKVPAEASDKERESDRKTAVRFTK; encoded by the coding sequence ATGTCAATCAACTTAATCGACCTTATCAAAGGTCAGCTGGGACCGGCAACGGTTTCCCAAACAGCAACTCAACTTGGAGAAAGTGAGTCTGGTATTTCAAAAGCAATTTCTGCATTATTGCCTGCTGTAGTAGGTGGTTTTGCAAATAGTAATGCACAGTCTGAACTTTTTACTACAGTAAAAGAAGCAGCTTCGTCAGGTGTGCTATCCAATTTATTAGGAAATCTGAATGGAAGCGATTCTGTAATTTCAAGAATTCTTTCTCTGATTTTTGGAGATGGAGATAAATTAGCTGCGATAACTAATTCGGTTTCCAATTATGCAGGAATCAGTAATGATTCTACAAGCTCTTTATTAAATCTTGTTACTGGAGCTACAGCAGGAACGCTTGGAAAATACGCATTGGATAATAATACAGATGCGTTTTCTTTTGGTAATCTTCTTAGCGAACAAAAAAATAATCTATCAGCACTTTTACCTGCAGGATTTAGTTTTGCAAGTTTAGGTTTAGGGAATTGGTTTGGTAGTGTAGATGCTGAAACTGTAAACGTAGTTCCTGAGCCTATGCAAACACCGATAGCGGATGTGAATCCTGTAACACCAGCTACGGAAAAACCCGTAGTAACAGAAACGCCACAAGTGGAAGTTACAAGAAGTGGAACAACGCACGATATTGTTGGGAATAGTGATTCTGGAGGAAGCATTTGGAAATGGTTGTTACCATTATTATTGTTATTGCTTTTAGGATGGTTTTTCTGGAAACAATGTGATAAAAAAGCTGAGCCTGCACCAGTTGCTATGACAGATTCCACAACAGTCGTTACTGATTCTACAAATGCTTTAGGTGATACGGTTTCTACAACCAGAGAAACATTGGTTGTGACTTTGCCAAGCGGTAAAACTTTACAAGCTTATAAAGGCGGAATCGAAGATCAAATTGTAACTTTCCTGAAGTCTGACGAATATAAAAACTCAACAGAAGCACAATTGAAAGACAAGTGGTTCAATTTTGATAATCTGAATTTCGAATTTGGAAAAGCCATTTTGACACCAGAATCACAAGTTCAATTGGATAACTTGAAAATGATTTTAGCTGAGTTTCCGGATGCGAAAATTAAAATTGGAGCTTACACCGATAAAAAAGGTGACGAAGCTGTAAATCTTAAATTATCTGGCGAAAGAGCAGGAGTTGTAAAATCGGCAATCAATTCTAAACAAGTTTTGGAAGCAGAAGGATATGGTTCTAAGTTTGCTAAAGTTCCGGCGGAAGCTTCTGACAAAGAAAGAGAGTCTGACAGAAAAACAGCTGTGAGATTTACAAAGTAA